In one window of Mauremys reevesii isolate NIE-2019 linkage group 22, ASM1616193v1, whole genome shotgun sequence DNA:
- the CDK20 gene encoding cyclin-dependent kinase 20 isoform X1, with translation MVPPQIHLHPCLGLISLRLISRGILLAMPPGLIHFKILSSSLWGGWGTDTLQPQHLQFQHLCPHSSKRWAWNPGVLDPSPPALITRPCSPPRARERTQENLLSALVSVKVPVQTSHPSMDQYSILGRIGEGAHGIVFKAKNIETGETVALKKVALRRLEDGIPNQALREIKALQEIEENQHVVQLKAVFPHGAGFVLVFEYMLSDLAEVIRNAQQPLTQAQVKGYMLMLLQGVAFCHANNIMHRDLKPANLLISSTGQLKIADFGLARVFSSDAGRLYSHQVATRWYRAPELLYGARKYDEGVDLWAVGCIFAELLNNSPLFPGENDIEQLCCVLRVLGTPSQRIWPEITELPDYNKISFKDNPPIPLEEVLPNAPPQALQLLKHFLVYPSRERVKAAQGQRGQRNGLGGGSRGWGGRAGQDRTDDAVG, from the exons ATGGTCCCCCCTCAAATTCATCTCCACCCTTGCCTGGGCTTAATTAGCCTGAGACTCATTTCTCGGGGCATCCTGCTTGCTATGCCCCCAGGGCTAATCCATTTCAAAATCCTAAGCAGCAGCctatggggggggtgggggacagacacCCTCCAACCCCAGCACCTGCAGTTTCAGCACCTCTGTCCCCACTCTTCTAAGAGATGGgcttggaacccaggagtcctagatcccagcccccctgctctgatcaccagaccctgctcccctcccagagccagggagagaacccaggagaacCTGCTCTCAGCCCTAGTTTCTGTCAAG GTCCCAGTGCAAACCAGTCATCCCAGCATGGATCAGTACAGCATCCTGGGCAGGATCGGGGAAGGTGCCCACGGCATCGTCTTCAAAGCCAAGAACATAGAG ACAGGGGAGACCGTGGCATTGAAGAAGGTCGCTCTGCGGAGACTGGAGGACGGGATCCCGAACCAGGCGCTGCGGGAGATCAAAGCGCTACAGGAGATTGAGGAGAATCAGCAt GTGGTGCAGCTGAAGGCCGTGTTCCCCCACGGCGCAGGCTTCGTGCTGGTGTTCGAGTACATGCTGTCGGACCTGGCCGAGGTGATCCGCAACGCCCAGCAGCCCCTGACACAGGCCCAGGTGAAAGGCTACATGCTCatgctgctgcagggggtggcCTTCTGCCACGCCAATAACATCATGCACCGG GATCTGAAACCAGCCAATTTACTCATCAGCTCTACGGGGCAGCTGAAGATTGCGGATTTCGGCCTCGCCAGGGTGTTCTCCAGTGACGCAGGCCGGCTCTACAGCCACCAGGTGGCCACCAG GTGGTACCGTGCCCCGGAGCTCCTGTACGGCGCCCGGAAGTATGACGAAGGGGTGGATTTGTG ggctgtgggctgCATTTTTGCTGAGCTGCTGAACAACTCGCCCCTCTTCCCCGGGGAGAACGACATTGAACAGCTCTGCTGTGTGCTCCGGGTGCTGGGGACCCCGAGCCAGCGCATCTGGCcg GAGATCACGGAGCTCCCTGACTACAACAAGATCTCGTTCAAAGACAACCCGCCCATCCCGCTGGAGGAGGTGCTGCCCAACGCCCCCCCACAGGCCCTGCAGCTGCTCAAGCACTTTCTGGTCTACCCTTCCCGGGAGCGCGTGAAggcagcccag GGGCAACGTGGGCAGAGAAACGGGCTCGGAGGAGgatcccgggggtgggggggacgagCCGGGCAAGATCGCACGGACGATGCGGTGGGGTGA
- the CDK20 gene encoding cyclin-dependent kinase 20 isoform X5 produces the protein MDQYSILGRIGEGAHGIVFKAKNIETGETVALKKVALRRLEDGIPNQALREIKALQEIEENQHVVQLKAVFPHGAGFVLVFEYMLSDLAEVIRNAQQPLTQAQVKGYMLMLLQGVAFCHANNIMHRDLKPANLLISSTGQLKIADFGLARVFSSDAGRLYSHQVATRWYRAPELLYGARKYDEGVDLWAVGCIFAELLNNSPLFPGENDIEQLCCVLRVLGTPSQRIWPEITELPDYNKISFKDNPPIPLEEVLPNAPPQALQLLKHFLVYPSRERVKAAQALLHPYFFTPPLPAHHSELPVPQRGGRTARQGPQHQRDFHVERPVEESVVDPEWVAPYVV, from the exons ATGGATCAGTACAGCATCCTGGGCAGGATCGGGGAAGGTGCCCACGGCATCGTCTTCAAAGCCAAGAACATAGAG ACAGGGGAGACCGTGGCATTGAAGAAGGTCGCTCTGCGGAGACTGGAGGACGGGATCCCGAACCAGGCGCTGCGGGAGATCAAAGCGCTACAGGAGATTGAGGAGAATCAGCAt GTGGTGCAGCTGAAGGCCGTGTTCCCCCACGGCGCAGGCTTCGTGCTGGTGTTCGAGTACATGCTGTCGGACCTGGCCGAGGTGATCCGCAACGCCCAGCAGCCCCTGACACAGGCCCAGGTGAAAGGCTACATGCTCatgctgctgcagggggtggcCTTCTGCCACGCCAATAACATCATGCACCGG GATCTGAAACCAGCCAATTTACTCATCAGCTCTACGGGGCAGCTGAAGATTGCGGATTTCGGCCTCGCCAGGGTGTTCTCCAGTGACGCAGGCCGGCTCTACAGCCACCAGGTGGCCACCAG GTGGTACCGTGCCCCGGAGCTCCTGTACGGCGCCCGGAAGTATGACGAAGGGGTGGATTTGTG ggctgtgggctgCATTTTTGCTGAGCTGCTGAACAACTCGCCCCTCTTCCCCGGGGAGAACGACATTGAACAGCTCTGCTGTGTGCTCCGGGTGCTGGGGACCCCGAGCCAGCGCATCTGGCcg GAGATCACGGAGCTCCCTGACTACAACAAGATCTCGTTCAAAGACAACCCGCCCATCCCGCTGGAGGAGGTGCTGCCCAACGCCCCCCCACAGGCCCTGCAGCTGCTCAAGCACTTTCTGGTCTACCCTTCCCGGGAGCGCGTGAAggcagcccag gcatTGCTGCATCCCTATTTCTTCACCCCCCCGCTGCCCGCCCACCACTCGGAGCTCCCCGTTCCCCAGCGGGGGGGCAGGACAGCCCGGCAGGGACCCCAGCACCAGCGCGACTTCCACGTTGAGCGGCCCGTGGAGGAGTCTGTGGTGGACCCCGAATGGGTGGCCCCTTATGTGGTGTGA
- the CDK20 gene encoding cyclin-dependent kinase 20 isoform X3: protein MGPPKGSSPRQTHDVPVQTSHPSMDQYSILGRIGEGAHGIVFKAKNIETGETVALKKVALRRLEDGIPNQALREIKALQEIEENQHVVQLKAVFPHGAGFVLVFEYMLSDLAEVIRNAQQPLTQAQVKGYMLMLLQGVAFCHANNIMHRDLKPANLLISSTGQLKIADFGLARVFSSDAGRLYSHQVATRWYRAPELLYGARKYDEGVDLWAVGCIFAELLNNSPLFPGENDIEQLCCVLRVLGTPSQRIWPEITELPDYNKISFKDNPPIPLEEVLPNAPPQALQLLKHFLVYPSRERVKAAQALLHPYFFTPPLPAHHSELPVPQRGGRTARQGPQHQRDFHVERPVEESVVDPEWVAPYVV from the exons ATGGGACCCCCAAAGGGCTCATCTCCCAGACAGACCCATGAT GTCCCAGTGCAAACCAGTCATCCCAGCATGGATCAGTACAGCATCCTGGGCAGGATCGGGGAAGGTGCCCACGGCATCGTCTTCAAAGCCAAGAACATAGAG ACAGGGGAGACCGTGGCATTGAAGAAGGTCGCTCTGCGGAGACTGGAGGACGGGATCCCGAACCAGGCGCTGCGGGAGATCAAAGCGCTACAGGAGATTGAGGAGAATCAGCAt GTGGTGCAGCTGAAGGCCGTGTTCCCCCACGGCGCAGGCTTCGTGCTGGTGTTCGAGTACATGCTGTCGGACCTGGCCGAGGTGATCCGCAACGCCCAGCAGCCCCTGACACAGGCCCAGGTGAAAGGCTACATGCTCatgctgctgcagggggtggcCTTCTGCCACGCCAATAACATCATGCACCGG GATCTGAAACCAGCCAATTTACTCATCAGCTCTACGGGGCAGCTGAAGATTGCGGATTTCGGCCTCGCCAGGGTGTTCTCCAGTGACGCAGGCCGGCTCTACAGCCACCAGGTGGCCACCAG GTGGTACCGTGCCCCGGAGCTCCTGTACGGCGCCCGGAAGTATGACGAAGGGGTGGATTTGTG ggctgtgggctgCATTTTTGCTGAGCTGCTGAACAACTCGCCCCTCTTCCCCGGGGAGAACGACATTGAACAGCTCTGCTGTGTGCTCCGGGTGCTGGGGACCCCGAGCCAGCGCATCTGGCcg GAGATCACGGAGCTCCCTGACTACAACAAGATCTCGTTCAAAGACAACCCGCCCATCCCGCTGGAGGAGGTGCTGCCCAACGCCCCCCCACAGGCCCTGCAGCTGCTCAAGCACTTTCTGGTCTACCCTTCCCGGGAGCGCGTGAAggcagcccag gcatTGCTGCATCCCTATTTCTTCACCCCCCCGCTGCCCGCCCACCACTCGGAGCTCCCCGTTCCCCAGCGGGGGGGCAGGACAGCCCGGCAGGGACCCCAGCACCAGCGCGACTTCCACGTTGAGCGGCCCGTGGAGGAGTCTGTGGTGGACCCCGAATGGGTGGCCCCTTATGTGGTGTGA
- the CDK20 gene encoding cyclin-dependent kinase 20 isoform X2, whose amino-acid sequence MVPPQIHLHPCLGLISLRLISRGILLAMPPGLIHFKILSSSLWGGWGTDTLQPQHLQFQHLCPHSSKRWAWNPGVLDPSPPALITRPCSPPRARERTQENLLSALVSVKVPVQTSHPSMDQYSILGRIGEGAHGIVFKAKNIETGETVALKKVALRRLEDGIPNQALREIKALQEIEENQHDLKPANLLISSTGQLKIADFGLARVFSSDAGRLYSHQVATRWYRAPELLYGARKYDEGVDLWAVGCIFAELLNNSPLFPGENDIEQLCCVLRVLGTPSQRIWPEITELPDYNKISFKDNPPIPLEEVLPNAPPQALQLLKHFLVYPSRERVKAAQALLHPYFFTPPLPAHHSELPVPQRGGRTARQGPQHQRDFHVERPVEESVVDPEWVAPYVV is encoded by the exons ATGGTCCCCCCTCAAATTCATCTCCACCCTTGCCTGGGCTTAATTAGCCTGAGACTCATTTCTCGGGGCATCCTGCTTGCTATGCCCCCAGGGCTAATCCATTTCAAAATCCTAAGCAGCAGCctatggggggggtgggggacagacacCCTCCAACCCCAGCACCTGCAGTTTCAGCACCTCTGTCCCCACTCTTCTAAGAGATGGgcttggaacccaggagtcctagatcccagcccccctgctctgatcaccagaccctgctcccctcccagagccagggagagaacccaggagaacCTGCTCTCAGCCCTAGTTTCTGTCAAG GTCCCAGTGCAAACCAGTCATCCCAGCATGGATCAGTACAGCATCCTGGGCAGGATCGGGGAAGGTGCCCACGGCATCGTCTTCAAAGCCAAGAACATAGAG ACAGGGGAGACCGTGGCATTGAAGAAGGTCGCTCTGCGGAGACTGGAGGACGGGATCCCGAACCAGGCGCTGCGGGAGATCAAAGCGCTACAGGAGATTGAGGAGAATCAGCAt GATCTGAAACCAGCCAATTTACTCATCAGCTCTACGGGGCAGCTGAAGATTGCGGATTTCGGCCTCGCCAGGGTGTTCTCCAGTGACGCAGGCCGGCTCTACAGCCACCAGGTGGCCACCAG GTGGTACCGTGCCCCGGAGCTCCTGTACGGCGCCCGGAAGTATGACGAAGGGGTGGATTTGTG ggctgtgggctgCATTTTTGCTGAGCTGCTGAACAACTCGCCCCTCTTCCCCGGGGAGAACGACATTGAACAGCTCTGCTGTGTGCTCCGGGTGCTGGGGACCCCGAGCCAGCGCATCTGGCcg GAGATCACGGAGCTCCCTGACTACAACAAGATCTCGTTCAAAGACAACCCGCCCATCCCGCTGGAGGAGGTGCTGCCCAACGCCCCCCCACAGGCCCTGCAGCTGCTCAAGCACTTTCTGGTCTACCCTTCCCGGGAGCGCGTGAAggcagcccag gcatTGCTGCATCCCTATTTCTTCACCCCCCCGCTGCCCGCCCACCACTCGGAGCTCCCCGTTCCCCAGCGGGGGGGCAGGACAGCCCGGCAGGGACCCCAGCACCAGCGCGACTTCCACGTTGAGCGGCCCGTGGAGGAGTCTGTGGTGGACCCCGAATGGGTGGCCCCTTATGTGGTGTGA
- the CDK20 gene encoding cyclin-dependent kinase 20 isoform X4, producing the protein MVPPQIHLHPCLGLISLRLISRGILLAMPPGLIHFKILSSSLWGGWGTDTLQPQHLQFQHLCPHSSKRWAWNPGVLDPSPPALITRPCSPPRARERTQENLLSALVSVKVPVQTSHPSMDQYSILGRIGEGAHGIVFKAKNIETGETVALKKVALRRLEDGIPNQALREIKALQEIEENQHVVQLKAVFPHGAGFVLVFEYMLSDLAEVIRNAQQPLTQAQVKGYMLMLLQGVAFCHANNIMHRDLKPANLLISSTGQLKIADFGLARVFSSDAGRLYSHQVATRWYRAPELLYGARKYDEGVDLWRSRSSLTTTRSRSKTTRPSRWRRCCPTPPHRPCSCSSTFWSTLPGSA; encoded by the exons ATGGTCCCCCCTCAAATTCATCTCCACCCTTGCCTGGGCTTAATTAGCCTGAGACTCATTTCTCGGGGCATCCTGCTTGCTATGCCCCCAGGGCTAATCCATTTCAAAATCCTAAGCAGCAGCctatggggggggtgggggacagacacCCTCCAACCCCAGCACCTGCAGTTTCAGCACCTCTGTCCCCACTCTTCTAAGAGATGGgcttggaacccaggagtcctagatcccagcccccctgctctgatcaccagaccctgctcccctcccagagccagggagagaacccaggagaacCTGCTCTCAGCCCTAGTTTCTGTCAAG GTCCCAGTGCAAACCAGTCATCCCAGCATGGATCAGTACAGCATCCTGGGCAGGATCGGGGAAGGTGCCCACGGCATCGTCTTCAAAGCCAAGAACATAGAG ACAGGGGAGACCGTGGCATTGAAGAAGGTCGCTCTGCGGAGACTGGAGGACGGGATCCCGAACCAGGCGCTGCGGGAGATCAAAGCGCTACAGGAGATTGAGGAGAATCAGCAt GTGGTGCAGCTGAAGGCCGTGTTCCCCCACGGCGCAGGCTTCGTGCTGGTGTTCGAGTACATGCTGTCGGACCTGGCCGAGGTGATCCGCAACGCCCAGCAGCCCCTGACACAGGCCCAGGTGAAAGGCTACATGCTCatgctgctgcagggggtggcCTTCTGCCACGCCAATAACATCATGCACCGG GATCTGAAACCAGCCAATTTACTCATCAGCTCTACGGGGCAGCTGAAGATTGCGGATTTCGGCCTCGCCAGGGTGTTCTCCAGTGACGCAGGCCGGCTCTACAGCCACCAGGTGGCCACCAG GTGGTACCGTGCCCCGGAGCTCCTGTACGGCGCCCGGAAGTATGACGAAGGGGTGGATTTGTG GAGATCACGGAGCTCCCTGACTACAACAAGATCTCGTTCAAAGACAACCCGCCCATCCCGCTGGAGGAGGTGCTGCCCAACGCCCCCCCACAGGCCCTGCAGCTGCTCAAGCACTTTCTGGTCTACCCTTCCCGGGAGCGCGTGA